The sequence below is a genomic window from Glycine max cultivar Williams 82 chromosome 20, Glycine_max_v4.0, whole genome shotgun sequence.
CAACAACACAAACACTAATCTAAACCTAAACTCTTTCTCTCAGCAATCAAtctaaaaacaaacattattagCATTATTCTTTTCATCATCGTCTTCGCGAGACACTCGCATCTGCATCTGCCGCGTCGATCCGCACTACACGCGGCAGCACATCGTCCAACAAATACCCTTTCAATCTTCAATCTCTAATTCTCTATTCTCAAAGTCCAAAAAGCATTCccgtttttttattttcttttcttaaatttttcttGGTCACCAAACTctcactttctttctctttctcactTCCACTTTCTTcgtttcttgtaattttttaattttaaaattgataatcCAGGCCAGCATTTATTTCTCTCTACTTGACCTTGATGCAATCTATCAGGAAGTCCTTCAAATCTTATGGTTCTTACAACAAACATTCTCGGTTTTCCGGCGCCGGAAACTCTGATTCTGATCACGAGCAGCAGCTCCCCATTCTTCACGACCAAGAAACCCACTGCCACCCTGCCATGCCCGCCGGCGACTACGTCGTCAAAATCAACGAGGACGGAAGCGAGGCCCCCCAGGGCAACAGGATTTGGCGCGAGTCCAGCTACGAATTCTGGAACAACGATGgcgccaccaccaccgccgGCGGAAGCGACCAGAGCTTCGATTTCCGCCAGTCGGAGGACCCGCCGTCGCAGCTGATCGGGCACTTCCTTCACAAGCAGCGAGCCTCCGGCGAGATGCAGCTCGACATGGATTTGGAGATGGAGGAGCTGCAGCGCGAAGGCGACGACGGAAAGTTAACGCCGGTGGATGAATCTCCGGTGACTCACCGCGTCTCGAGAGAGCTCAAGGTTTCCTTCGAGGAACCTACCTGCAATGTGAATTTCCTGGAAGCGCAAAACGACGCCGTCAGAAGAAGGCACAGCAAGGACTCGCCGTCGATCGCGGAGTTCCAACGCCCTCCGCAACCGCCCCAACACGACTGTCGCCGGTCTCCCTCGCCGTCGCCAGCCGGCGACGAGGAGGTTGTTCGGTGCACCTCGAACGCTTCCTTCGAGAGAAGCCTTTCCATGCAGAGAAAATCGGCCTTGTTGAAGGCCAAGACGAGGTCTAGGTTAATGGACCCGCCCGAAGAGCCCGACAGAAAATCGAGTCGGGTTCTCAAATCGAGTCAGCTCCTATCCGGGTTTCTAGGGAAGAAGAATGATGAAGAGGATGAGGATCCTTTTTTGGAAGAGGATCTTCCTGATGAGTTTAAGGAGACTCATTTCAGCTTGTGGATTCTTCTCGAGTGgttgagtttgattttgatcatTGGGTTGTTGATAACCACCCTTTGTGTTCCCTTTCTTAGGAACAAGGATCTGTGGCAGCTTAGGTTGTGGAAATGGGAGGTTATGGTTTTGGTTTTGATCTGTGGCAGGCTGGTGTCTGATTGGGTTATTAGGATTGCTGTGTTCTGCATTGAGAGGAACTTCCTTTTGAGGAAGAGGGTCTTGTATTTTGTATATGGTGTGAAGAAGGCTGTTCAGAATTGTGTTTGGTTGGGGCTTGTGTTGATTGCTTGGCATTTGTTGTTTGACAAGAGGGTGCAGAGGGAGACCCGCAGCAATTTCCTCGAGTATGTGACTAAGGTGTTGGTGTGTTTCCTTGTGGGGACTTTGGTGTGGTTGTTGAAGACCCTTATGGTTAAGGTGTTGGCTTCCTCTTTTCATGTGAGTACCTACTTTGACAGGATTCAGGAATCGCTGTTTAACCAGTTTGTGATTGAGACGCTTTCGGGGCCGCCTTTGGTGGAGATTCGGAAGgctgaggaggaggaggagaggcTTGCCGATGAGGTTCAGAAGCTTCAGAATGCTGGGGTTACCATACCCCCTGATCTTAGGGCATCTGCCTTTTCTAATATTAAGAGTGGGAGGTTGAGGAGTGGAATGCTTCCGAAAAGCCCCAGATTTAAGAGTGACAAGTTTTCTCGGCCTCTTTCCAAGAAGTCTGATGAGCCGAATATGATCACTATGGATAACCTGCATAAGCTGAATCCCAATAACATCTCTGCCTGGAATATGAAAAGGTTGATGAACATGGTCCGGAATGGGGCTCTTTCTACCCTGGATGAACAGATTCTTGATAACTCGATGGATGACGAGAATGCCACGCAAATTAGAAGTGAAAACGAGGCGAAGGCTGCAGctaagaaaatatttcaaaatgttgCTAGACGCGGGTGCAGGTTATCCCTTGATCTGCTGTTTCATACAAATTTTGATAATTGAGGATAACagcttatttcctttttctctgtTATCTTATTGCTTTCTGTTTTGCAGGTATATATACCCGGATGACTTGATGCGCTTTATGCGAGAAGATGAAGCTGCAAAAACCATGAATCTCTTTGAAGGAGCGTCTGAAGCTGAGAGAATCAGCAAATCGGCCTTGAAGAACTGGGTGGTGAGAATTAACTAACATAACATATGGAGCTTAATTTGAAGAACTGGAAAGATATATTTACTGTAGTGTCTGAAATGTGTCCTTTTTCTATTCATTgtctgatttatttatttacttgatgtttttgtttcattttcaatatGGTTCTATGACATTATTTACTTTTGACAAACCTTGACCTATAATAGTGTATTTAACAAAGCTCAGCTGGAAGGGGTTGTAGAAGCCAATTCAGTTCTTAGAACCTGTCTATGTCAGTTGTGCAGATGGTACAGTAATGCACACAAGATTGATTGCATATAATTTAACATGCCATTGTCATTTTTCTACTAATCCtgctcatttttaatttttaatgcatGCATGTACTCACATGCTTTGAAAGatctttttgttattaatatacattttgCATAGAGGTCAGAGTCAATATTTTTATCCTTGACTGGTTTCAATTGATGTTTACATGCAAATCTTTTTGCTTGCTTTTATAGCATGTACAGACCGGTTTTAATTGATCTTTACATGCAACTGTTTATGTTTGCTTATGTAGTATTTACAGCAGTATCTTGCATTTAACTTCCCAGGTCAATGCCTTCAGGGAAAGGAGAGCACTTGCTTTGACATTGAATGACACCAAAACGGCAGTGAACAAACTTCATCGAATGCTCAATTTTATAGTTGCAATTGTTATACTGGTTATTTGGCTCTTGATATTGGAACTTGCCACCACCAAATTTCTTCTCTTTGTGAGCTCACAGGTTGTCGTGGTTGCATTTGTATTTGGAAACACCTGCAAGACCATATTTGAAgcaattattttcttgtttgtcATGCACCCATTTGATGTGGGAGATAGATGTGAAATTGATGGGGTTCAGGTAATGTTCATCCATCGACGAGTTTTAAGCAGATTCTGTTTTCATGTAGACATGGCCTAATTCCCCCCTCCACCCCGTTTGCTAACCAATTTCAGATGGTGGTAGAAGAAATGAACATATTGACAACCATATTTCTGAGATATGATAATCAAAAGGTCATCATCCCTAACAATGTCCTTGCTACCAAGGCCATATATAACTATTACCGGAGTCCTGACATGGGAGATGCTATCGAATTCTGTTTACATATATCTACCCCAGTTGAAAAGATTTCACTCATTAAACACAGAATACAAAGGTATGTGCTGAGTAGTGTCTGTCCCAATTGCCgtgttgtaattttttgttctaTATCTCTCTGATTGACTGATACTAATAATGACATGACCTCAATGCAGTTACATTGATAACAAGAAGGAGCACTGGTATCCTTCACCTTTAATCGTATACAGGGATTATGACCAATTAAACATGGTGAGAATGGCTATCTGGCCAACTCATAGAATGAACTTCCAAGACATGGGAGAAAGGTTTGTGAGGAGATCCCTTTTGCTTGAAGAGATGATCAAGATTTTTAGGGAGCTTGACATTAATTACCGTCTATTGCCCCTGGACATCAACGTGAGAGCGACTCCTACCACCTCTGATCGTCTTCCACCTAGTTGGGCATCAGTTCCAACTCCAAGTTGAGTAGAAGGAAATTCGGCATTAACTGCTAGGAAGTGCTATATTTTAGCAGGATAGCATATTGTAAAGAGAGGATCTTTTGTTTTTAGATTAGTTTCATACGTACCGAGGTTAGTTTGTGGTAGCTATGATGCCATACCTTGGTTTCTTATGTAGTAGTTTTGTTCAAATGATTAGTATTAATCGCTACCTCGTTTA
It includes:
- the LOC100789882 gene encoding mechanosensitive ion channel protein 6 isoform X1; protein product: MQTWSVHYTNSSYPFSFSSPCLLLLGFGIRPAFISLYLTLMQSIRKSFKSYGSYNKHSRFSGAGNSDSDHEQQLPILHDQETHCHPAMPAGDYVVKINEDGSEAPQGNRIWRESSYEFWNNDGATTTAGGSDQSFDFRQSEDPPSQLIGHFLHKQRASGEMQLDMDLEMEELQREGDDGKLTPVDESPVTHRVSRELKVSFEEPTCNVNFLEAQNDAVRRRHSKDSPSIAEFQRPPQPPQHDCRRSPSPSPAGDEEVVRCTSNASFERSLSMQRKSALLKAKTRSRLMDPPEEPDRKSSRVLKSSQLLSGFLGKKNDEEDEDPFLEEDLPDEFKETHFSLWILLEWLSLILIIGLLITTLCVPFLRNKDLWQLRLWKWEVMVLVLICGRLVSDWVIRIAVFCIERNFLLRKRVLYFVYGVKKAVQNCVWLGLVLIAWHLLFDKRVQRETRSNFLEYVTKVLVCFLVGTLVWLLKTLMVKVLASSFHVSTYFDRIQESLFNQFVIETLSGPPLVEIRKAEEEEERLADEVQKLQNAGVTIPPDLRASAFSNIKSGRLRSGMLPKSPRFKSDKFSRPLSKKSDEPNMITMDNLHKLNPNNISAWNMKRLMNMVRNGALSTLDEQILDNSMDDENATQIRSENEAKAAAKKIFQNVARRGCRYIYPDDLMRFMREDEAAKTMNLFEGASEAERISKSALKNWVVNAFRERRALALTLNDTKTAVNKLHRMLNFIVAIVILVIWLLILELATTKFLLFVSSQVVVVAFVFGNTCKTIFEAIIFLFVMHPFDVGDRCEIDGVQMVVEEMNILTTIFLRYDNQKVIIPNNVLATKAIYNYYRSPDMGDAIEFCLHISTPVEKISLIKHRIQSYIDNKKEHWYPSPLIVYRDYDQLNMVRMAIWPTHRMNFQDMGERFVRRSLLLEEMIKIFRELDINYRLLPLDINVRATPTTSDRLPPSWASVPTPS
- the LOC100789882 gene encoding mechanosensitive ion channel protein 6 isoform X2, with protein sequence MQTWSVHYTNSSYPFSFSSPCLLLLGFGIRKSFKSYGSYNKHSRFSGAGNSDSDHEQQLPILHDQETHCHPAMPAGDYVVKINEDGSEAPQGNRIWRESSYEFWNNDGATTTAGGSDQSFDFRQSEDPPSQLIGHFLHKQRASGEMQLDMDLEMEELQREGDDGKLTPVDESPVTHRVSRELKVSFEEPTCNVNFLEAQNDAVRRRHSKDSPSIAEFQRPPQPPQHDCRRSPSPSPAGDEEVVRCTSNASFERSLSMQRKSALLKAKTRSRLMDPPEEPDRKSSRVLKSSQLLSGFLGKKNDEEDEDPFLEEDLPDEFKETHFSLWILLEWLSLILIIGLLITTLCVPFLRNKDLWQLRLWKWEVMVLVLICGRLVSDWVIRIAVFCIERNFLLRKRVLYFVYGVKKAVQNCVWLGLVLIAWHLLFDKRVQRETRSNFLEYVTKVLVCFLVGTLVWLLKTLMVKVLASSFHVSTYFDRIQESLFNQFVIETLSGPPLVEIRKAEEEEERLADEVQKLQNAGVTIPPDLRASAFSNIKSGRLRSGMLPKSPRFKSDKFSRPLSKKSDEPNMITMDNLHKLNPNNISAWNMKRLMNMVRNGALSTLDEQILDNSMDDENATQIRSENEAKAAAKKIFQNVARRGCRYIYPDDLMRFMREDEAAKTMNLFEGASEAERISKSALKNWVVNAFRERRALALTLNDTKTAVNKLHRMLNFIVAIVILVIWLLILELATTKFLLFVSSQVVVVAFVFGNTCKTIFEAIIFLFVMHPFDVGDRCEIDGVQMVVEEMNILTTIFLRYDNQKVIIPNNVLATKAIYNYYRSPDMGDAIEFCLHISTPVEKISLIKHRIQSYIDNKKEHWYPSPLIVYRDYDQLNMVRMAIWPTHRMNFQDMGERFVRRSLLLEEMIKIFRELDINYRLLPLDINVRATPTTSDRLPPSWASVPTPS